In the genome of Arachis stenosperma cultivar V10309 chromosome 6, arast.V10309.gnm1.PFL2, whole genome shotgun sequence, the window GTTCTCTGATTGATCATCCTCTTTTTTTGCAAAGTGAGCTCCAAggtatttgttttttttaattgtttattttgttCTATGATAATATTTCTATTTATCATTTGATTTAATTTGTATGTattgatttatttaatttattcacACTAATTTTCCTCGCATATTTATTAtctgtttgatttttttgattaCAAATATGGAGATGTGATGCATAGTAAATATATTTATCTATACATAAATGTAAATTCATAAATGCAAAGAAAATTCCTACATAAGTGATAATAGAGAATAAAAATTTTGGTTTTAAATATGATGATTTATGAATGATTGTTTTACATCATTCTTGGTTCATTGTATTTATGTAAGCAAAATATTGATAGATACTTGTTATCCCTTTTCAACGTATTTGTGGTGTAAGGTGATTGCAgtgatttttctttctgtttgaaaTCTATACAGGGTGTCTTGATATTGGTGATGCTGATTACACATGTTCATTTTGTGGGGCAAACTTTTGGTTGTTAGACGTGTTGAAAAATATTCAACAGTAAATCAACCAGTATTTACACTTTGTTGCTCGAAAGAAAAAGTTCAATTGCCCTATTTGCAAAGGCCTCCAGAATTATTGTGTAACCTTATAGATTGTACAATAGTATGTTTTGCATTAACTTCATTTGGATGTAAAGTGCATGACTCAATTAACGATGGTAGTGGACCACCTTAGTTTATCATAAATGGGCAAGTTTATCATAGAATTGGGAGTTTGCTACCAATTATTggtgaaaattcaaaatttgcACAGTTATATATTTACGACACACAGCATGAAGTAGTCAATCTCTTGGAAATTTTTGGGTATGTTCTTTTCAACTTCTATGGttgattattattatgattattttcCATTATATGTGTATCATTTTGAGTTTTTTGTTTTATACTATGGACTAGAGAGATTTTAAATGAATTGTTGTATTATTTCTTTCTGTAGGCAAACAACTGAAATAGATAAGGAATTGATAGTTGGTCTAATGCAAATGATTGAGGAACACAATGTTATAGCCCAATTGTTTCGGAGAGCTCGATAATTTTATGAGTATCATCCTTCGCAAGAATTTTGTTCGAGATTGTTTTCTCAGCGAGTACATAATCCAAGAATTTACAATTATCCTTCGTGTGATGAGATTGCTGCTTTGATAGTTGGAGATTTCGAATCATCCGACCGTGGTTGTGATGTTATTATTCAGTCCACCAGTGGTCAATTGCAACGGATTTATGAAACTCACGCTTTATACTTGCTATTATAGTATCCTTTACTTTTTTCTTATAGTGAGGATGGGTATCAATTGAACATCCCATATCGAGGGGTTCAAAATACTTACGTACGTGGAAGAAGGACAAGGATGTCTTTGCGTGAGTTTGTGagttttttattataaatgaGAGAAGATGAGGGAAGCATCATTCACAAAGCTAGGAGGTTGTTCCAACAATTTGTTGTTGATTGTTTTGCATCGATAGAATCACAAAGACTCTTTGAAATTAGGAAGAAACAAAGTACAATTAGAGGGGAGTTTTTGCATGGTATAGAGGAAGCTATGCAACGTGGTGATGTTGAAGCATTCTCAATTGTGACAAGGGTTATACTACCATCTTCTTTTACAGGTGGTAAACGTTATATGTTTAATAATTGCCAGGATGCTATAGCAATTTGCAAGCATTATGGTTATCCTGATTTGTTCCTCACTATTACTTGTAATCCAAATTGGCCTAAATTTCAAAGATATACCCGTTGTGAAGGGATTCCAATTACTGATAGACCGGATATTTCTTGTCGAGTTTTTCATGCTAAGCTAAAGTGTCTTCTAACTGACCTTAAAGGTGGCACTTTTTTGGTCCTCTCAATgctgatatattttttatatttctttgattttatattttttttaggacTAACTTAtaataacttatttttattgtatagtttatttatatattttattgatttattaattgttattttatgtaggtatatatacaattgagtttcaaaaaattttaccCCATGCACATTTTTTGCTTTGGCTTGATAGAAGAAACACGTTGcagaatgttaaacttgttgaTGAATTAATTTGTGCAGAATTACCTAATCCTGCAAAATTTCCTAATTGGTATAGGATGGtcacaaaatatataattcatGGTCCGTGTGGTAGAATACGGCCGACTTCTCCTTGTATGAAAGATGGTAAATGTTCAAAGTTTTACCCTAAGTAGTTTGTGAATGAGAGTACATTTGATGATGATGGTTATCCAGTATATAAAAGTCGTGACATAGGTGTTACTGTCAAGTTGAGCGGTACAGATATTGATAACAGATTTGTTGTGCTTTTAATCCGTTATTGTTAATGAAATATCAAGCTCACATAAACTTAGAGTTTTGTAACAAGTCAAATGTTATCGAATATCTTTTTAAGTATGTCAACAAGGGCCCTGATCGTTTGACTGCTACAATGGACCAATCAATGAGTGGTTGTCAAAACTTGCAAGTTGTGGATGAGCTTAAACAGTATTATGATTGTCGTTATCTTTCTCCTTCAGAGTCCATgtggagaatatttacatatgATATACATCATAGATGGCCTGCTATGCAGCGGTTGACTTTTCATTTGCCAAATCAACAGTATATTGTGTTTAATGATAATGGCATTATTAGTTCAGTATTTGATCGGAATAGAGATTTGATGACGATGTTTACTGCTTGGATGTCAGCTCATAGGCGACATGCTGAAGGGCAATGTTTGACATATGTTGAGTACCCAAGTAAATTTGTATATGATCCAGAATCTAGGGAATGGATGCCAACATGAAAGGGGTTTTCAATTGGTAGATTAAGTTTTGCTCATCCATCTACAGGTGAATTATTTTACATGCGATTATTGTTGAATGTTCAAAGAGTTTGCACCAGTTTCTGAAGTATAAGAACAGTTAATTCAATTGTATATGATACATTTCAACATGCATGTTCAGCTATGGGTTTTTTGGTTGGTGATAATGAATTTGTTTATGCTATTAAAGAAGTTGGTAAGTTGTCATCGGGAGAGTAGTTAAGGAAGTTTTTTGTGACATTGTTGTTGTCTGGTTCTATTATGCGCCTATTGTTTGTTTGGAAGGAAACTTGGATGTTGTTATCTGATGGTATCCTTTATTATAGACGACAAGAACTTGGATTTCCAggtatgatttttttattacattGTGAAACTTGACTAATAGAAATTGTTTATGTGTATGTATAGGTTCATATGCACGCGTGTTTGTGCGTGCACACATGTGTATATAGACACACATTTTGTTTTAAATCTAGATGCTAAATCTTTATTTTGGGTTTCTAAGCAACTTGTAATTATAGGATTACAAATGACTGAAAGTGAATTATAGACTTTCTGTTTGATTGAGATTGAGAAGTTGCTCCAGAATAATGGAAAGTCATTAAGAGATTATGCTGGTATGCCATGTCCAGATATGCAACTGGTTTCTCAATTCAGTAACTCTATGTTGTCACAGGAAATACAATATGATATTGCTTTATTAATCTAGGAGCATTATTCAAATTTATTGAAGTTGAATGAAGAACAAAGAGTTATATACGAGAAAATTGTCAACTGTGTTAGTAACATAGAAGGTGGATGGATTTTTATATATGGATTCGACGGAATAGGAAAAAATTTCTTGTACAGGACATTATCAGCTTGGTTGCGATCTGAGAGGAAAATTGTCATTAATGTTGCATTGAGTGGAATTGCAGCATTGTTGTTACCAGGGGATAAGACAGCTCATTCAATGTTCAACATTCCAATTGAGTTAAATGAGAATACTATTTACAGAATCTCAAAAGCTAGTGCTAAGGCAGAATTGATTCGATGTGCTGATTTGATTATTTGGGATGAAGCACCGATGACTAATAAGTTGGCTTTCGAGGCATTGGATAGAACCCTTCGTGATATAATGCCATCTGTGTCTGTTGTTAACAAAGATTTACCATTTGGTGGAAAAATAATTGTTTTGGGTAGTGATTTCTGACATGTATTACCTGTCGTCCCAAGAGCTTCCAGAGCTGAGATTGTGATGGTCATTATTAATTCTTCAATTCTTTGGAAGCATTTTGAGGTATTAACCTTAACAAAGAATACAAGATTGGATAGTGCATTGGAAGAGGCTGTTCTGGAGGAGTTAAGATCCTTATCAGAGTGGATACTTCAGATAGGAGAGGGAAATTTTGGTGCGGTTGTCAATGATAAACTTTGTGTAGAAGTACCAACTGATTTGCTTATTCATACTTCTGATAATCTAGTTGAAGATATTATTAATGTAATTTATCCAAATattattgtgaattttgaaaaaccaaTTTTCTTTCAAGATAAGGCAATATTGGCTCCAACTGTTGAAATTGTTGAAGAGATTAATAACTACATAGTTAATTTGTTACCGGGTGAAGAAAAGGAATATTTGAGTGCCGATATTATTTGTGGTAGTGATGCTTATGGTGATATTGACTGTAGTTGGATAACCACTGAATTTTTAAACCAAATTAGATATTTTGGCTTACCCAATCATTCTCTCAAATTAAAGAAAGGGGTACCTATTATTTTGTTGAGAAATATTGACTGAACTAGTGGTTTGTGCAGTGGAACTCGACTTATTGTAACCTGGGATCAAATGTGATTGCAGCCGAGGTTGTTTCTGGTAGTAACATTGGTGATCAAGTATATATTGCTCGAATGAATCTTATTCCAAGTGATGCTGGGATACCTTTTAAATTTCAGCGTAGACGATTTCTAATAAGCTTGTCATTTGCAATGATGATTAATAAAAGTCAAGGGCAAACATTATCTGTTGTCGGATTATTTTTACGGCGTCTGGTATTTTCCCATGGCCAACTATATGTCGCTGTATCTCGTGTGAGGAGCAGAAGTGGACTAAATATTTTGCTATTTGATGAAAATTCAGAATTTCCAAATTTCACTAAGAATGTTGTTTTCACAGAGgtttttgataaaaatttttCACAGAGGTTTTTGATAAAATTTGAATGGCTTCTTGTTTTGTTCAAGATTCAGAAGACTATAAATCTTTTGGTTAgtcttttaaatattaattttagttatgcCTAATTATTGTGGGGAAAAATATATATCTAATTagtatgatatttttatttatttgtataatgtatttttttagGTTTAACAAATAGTGGTTTATACTatatcaatttttatttaaatcttataaaaagttgtttaaatataGAAATTAACCATGTGTTAAAATATTTTGGGAGTCAACAATTAcatttattacaaattaaaatccAATGTATTATCAAATTAGGAAATAGGTTCAGGCATTTaggtttcttctttctttttcttagaagAGTGCTACCGTGTTCTCTTCATCTTCAGTGTCCAAATGCCAGAGTATGCTCCCTCCCCATTGTTGATGTTACTTTCTAGCGATCGCGCTGTTTGTGTCAAAATACATCACTCCAGGGAGTGGGTTCATTTGTCGGATTCTCATTTGTATTAGTTATCCATAACAGCGCACCCTATTCTTGTTCCTGCAGAACTACCATGGTACCGTTCCTTCCTTCACCGGCAGTGGGTCATCTTCGCCATTGGGCAAGGGAAATGTTGTGGTTTTTTCTTTCCCCAGCGGTGGTACGAATTTCTCTATACACCCTGGCTAATTTGATTTCTCAACCTCATCTTACTTTGCAATTCTGCCTAATTTATGGATTGTTCTATTGTTTGACATTGAACATCTTTGGGTCTTTgaaatttattaatttgttGATTTACAGTTTgttaatttagttttattttagttattttttgttctttatatttttggcaaaataggtttagggtttataacATCTTCGTTTTCCCTATTTATTATATCTAGAGTGTAGTTGAAAATGTTCTATTAGGTAATTCTTTTAGAACATTGAAGTTAGTTTCAATGTAGGATAAATTGCAATAGGCTCTATGATTTGAAGTCAAAATTGACTAGGCTCTATGATCTGAAGTGAAAATTGATTGTCAAGCTCTTTTTTGTTGTCATAGTGTATATGCAAAAGTATCTACAACTATATTTACTTGCCTAtgtgatgcaccactatttcaaggtacatcttgtgcttaattgaggggattttatccactattctcacatttattcataGAATCCGCATGTTTTACACTTTTCTTCCTAATCttatgctatgattgaaaacatgcttctttgttcttcaatttgctatgtttaatcttctcttattaccattcaatgccttgatatgtgtgttaagtattttcagagataacggggcaagaatggcttagagaatggaaaggaagcatgcaaaagtggaaggaatacaggaagctcaaggaactgcaaagctatCAGCcttgacctcttcgcactcaatcgatcataacttgagctatataGATCCAAATGAGACGATTCtagttgcgttgaaaagctaacatctggggcttcgcaacgatatacaATTTGTCATAGTTGATCCGGCGTTTAGGGATGCGCACGCACACGTGTGGATAGGGCACAGACAAGCGATGCGTATGCATACATGACGCATACACGTGCATGAATCACATGCTGAACATATCAGAAATCACTAGGGGTGATTTCTTGGTTATTTTTGGCCCAATTTTAAGCCCAAAAACACTAGTTAGAAGCTGCAGAGTGGAGAAATCAAAGAGACACTTCTCATTATTCACAacttaggttttagatgtagtttttagagagagaggctctctcctctctctaggttttaggatttctcttcgttttaggtttatttcttcCCGATTctaggttcaatattcctttaatttagtttctcttctacttttatttattctattactttagttTATCTCCTTATCTTGTcaatttattaatgcaaagagtattttctatttaatttcctTATTTGCTTGATTATCTCAACTCAATTCTAAAATTATCATGTCTTTTTTCTACTCCCTTTACATGTATGCAAAATTGGcatccatgtcaatggagtaggcTTCCAAGTTGGCTTTGGAGTTAGATTAATATTTGGagactgataaaccactattttatagtttattgtgtttaattgtgtggttttgtcatgatccttacccacttattcatcaatttagcatgcatttagatttccttcctgaatttattacatgtttgaaaattgcttcctagagactttaattatttaattttaattctcctttattccattcgatgccgtaatctgtgtgtcaagtgtttcacgctttatagggcatgaatgagacggagattggagaggaagctagcaaaaatggaaggaacacaagaatttgaggagataaccagcggaaagtgacgcggtcgcatggctcacgcgactgcgcgaaggagcgcaaatcgcagtgacgcggccgcatggcttgcgcagccgcgcggattggaaagcaCAAGCAACGCGGTAGCTTGGATGACACGAACGCGTGAAGTGGAAAAGCGcaagcgacgcgtccgcatggacgacgcgatcgcgtgacatgcgcgatctgcttAATCTGCAGAATCCGAAACCAGCAATTTTGGACCGTATTTcggcccagttttcggcccggaaCAGCAGACTATAGTCggagaatatgcagaaacaagGGAGACACATTCATTCAGtagtttttagatctagtttttcactctcttaggttttCTCTTGATAGCTTTTAGAATTTTAACtttcaattggtcttagcattggaacattgagaagagttatttcctcatcaagacttcatcactctagtttgttctcttaacttggttttattcttcaatgttctttgttatgttcaattttgtcattcagatacttttatgattaattaatgcaaggattatttctttttaatttaatttcaattccaataatcatgtcttcttttaattccctttcatgtgccatggattctttatttacaatgcgtgagtagtttcattacttgatggggaattgattaaaaggaactcttgagttggaaggattgaagAAAAAATTTGTAGTTGGGTTAAttgttggattgctatcctgtCACCAACGCCAATCCCCTTGAACTAAGTGGGTTGTAACCCGTGAACAGATCtggcattccaacttgtttgactttcccttacctagtaaaggataaccaaacagagtaaccattaattataaatcaatcttaaaacTCATTCcatcaatgatagagattctaaccaatcaattcccagtcaaggcttttatttatattatttaaaattcctcaatttaaatcccaatttacttagctcaactttttagaatatctgattaataaaacagcacacttttctgcaacacgttgggagacgacctgggacttaaaactcacagtaattttaatttaaactttctgtgacatgtttctaaattgataggcagattttcggtgagttaagaactatacttgcaacgtaaccattttaataaatttttaattcaccagcttctgtactccatcaatttttggcgccgttgccggggagttgcaatagagtgctaattttattaattagaatttatttacttgcattttatttaattttgctaCTATGAGCTGCATGTTTCTTCTGTCAAATGACacgttcacttcctgatccgCGCTTGCTAATATtcgatcctgaaattgaaagaacaatTTCACGAATAAGGCGAGAACAGTGTAGGTTAGTCCACTCTGAGGGCGGATCTGAAAGTGAATCTGAGGAAGAAACTAGCTCCCGTTCTACTGATTCGGTTGTTTTACGTGCAGAAAACATGGCAGCTAGAAGAGTTACCATTCAGGAGGAAGGAGCTCCTGATTTTACAATGCAACCGTTTCAAGCGCATCATCCAGCGGTAGCTatggattttgaaataaagaccgcactgctaaatttgatgcccaagtttcatggcctacctgctcaagagcctatcaagcacttGAGAGATTTCCAGGCAGCCTGTTCTACTGTCAGGCGTGATGGCACTGATGAAACTTCAATTCTGTTGAAAGCTTTTCCgttctctcttgagggaaaagcaagagagtggtactacactcaacctctagcaaatgtatccaactgggatacactcagaaaggagtttctggagaaattctttccatctgaagttactgataaACTGAGGAAGGATATCTCTACAATTGTTCAGGAAGACAATAAGACTCTCTTTGAATTCTGGGAGTGCTTTaataatcttctggaagcatgcccccaccacatgattgacaagatCGTGCTACTCAACTATATCACACAAGGTATGAGGCCccaagataagaccacattggaaagtgccagcaatgggtctatgaagaAGTACAAGACCACTGATGAAGCTTGGCAATTGATCAGTGATTTAGCTGAATCTACTCGGAACCACAGACAGAAGCAACGCGGTTCAAGGGCCGTTGCAGAAGTATCTTCTGGCATAGAGACTGCTGCTCTAAATCGAAGCATCTGTGAAATGACCAACCTACTGAAGCAAATGCAGTTAAATCAACAAGCTCAGCAAAACCAACAACTAGTTCCATAAAGAATTTGCGGAATTTGTGCTGATTACAGTCATTACACTGATGAATGCCCGTAGctccaacaagaagacaacatggtggcatccactcacaacttctatgaccgccccaaccaagggtacaatcaaagtagaaataataaccatggatggcaggacaATTCAAACCAGAATTGGAGGGACAACAATAATAGGGGAGGCAGAGATAATCagggaaatcagaggtggaataattaCAACAATAGGCAGCAAAATCAACCTTACCGAGCCCCTCACCTGAGGCAAAACCAAAGACCACCGAACAATCAGCAGCAAACCTCTCaatttactcatttttctgtATCTTCTAATGAAGATTTATTACAAGCTTTTGAGAAAAGACAACTGGCCATGGAAAATACCATCGTGAACAGTATTAATGCCAGTCTGAATGGTTTCACCTCTACTCTGCAAGCTTTTATGACACAACTTGGTTCAGCACAAAATTCCAGTAACCAACCTTCAAGCACCACTGGAATCCCCTTTCAACCATTACCCATTCCAAAGGGaggcattaatgccatcaccctgagatccggaaccacactgcaggagaggaatcaggaggaaccaagctcaccagaatacgcctcagctgaagaggtggtAGAAATCGAAGatattgaagaggaagaggatatacaggacatagctgaagaagagatagctcaaccacaggaagaagcacaaaaaggtGCAGGCACCACAGAAAACATTACTCCCATcccatttccacaacttgcaaaGAAGCCTAGGAAGCAGCTGGAACCTGATcctaaaatggtagaaatattcaaaaaggttgaggtaactattctcctttttgatgttattcagcaggtacgtaaatatgcaaagtttctaaaagacttatgtatccataaagacaaaattaatgaattagaaactattcctttaggtagttctatatctgctttaatgagaggattacctgaaaaatgtagtgatccaggtccttgcatagttagttgtactattggtggtgtagtaatttatAATTGCATGTGTGATCTAGGAGCATGTGTCagtataatgcctttgtctatatatgatgttttaaggctccctcccttaaaaaggtcggcagctcgttttgtgttagtagataaaagcattattacagtggctggagttgctgaagatgttttggtgaacattaaagggctcacatttcccactgatttttatatcttggagatgccccataatgattcagataagccatcatcaatcctacttggaagaccattcctgaagacatcaaaattcaaattggatgctttttcagggacatactcctttgaaatagatggccgcatagtaatcttcaatctgaatggagtcATTGACAACCTCCCAGAAGAtcgttctatcttccagtgtgatgtCATAGACGAAAGTGTGGCTAAAGTTcaaaaagaagagtttgaagagAGGCACACtggacaaggtccaagtgtggggacccTCTTAACTGACAATGAGAACACTTCGCCATTTTCACAAGCCCCAGATAACCCAGAGCCTGCCCATGATCAaaagttagaattgaaacctctccctccacatctcaaatatgcttaccttgaggatgAGCAGAAGCTTCCGGTTATTATTGCAAGAGAACTGACTTCTCAACAAGAAGAGCAGTTACTTGATGTACTGAGGAAGCATAAGaaggcaattgggtggagtttggcagacatagtGGGAATAAACCCTCAAGTATGcgagcacagaatatttttagaagagggagcaagacctgtccgtcaaccgcaaagaagattgaatcccaccatcttggaagttgtcaaaaaggaagtgaccagactattggaggcaggtatcatatatcccatttcagacagtgaatgggtaagcccagtacaagtggtgctcAAGAAATCTGGAGTCACTGCAGTGAAAAATGaacatggagagctcatagcaactagagttcagaatgcttggagagtctgcattgattacaggcgtctcaaccaagctacttgtaaggatcactacccacttccattcattgatcaaatgctggatcgcctgtcaggtaaatcacattattgctttttagatggttacacaggttatttcTAGATTtatatagctcctgaggatcaggaaaagactacttttacatgtccttttgggacctatgcttataagagaatgccctttggcttgtgcaatgcaccagctactttccaaaggtgcatgatgagtcttttctctgatcttattaaggactgtatggaagtttttatggacgattttagcgtttatggtgattctttttacctttgcttagatggattatctagagtattagatagatgtattaatacaaaccttgtattgaatttcgaaaaatgccactttatggtaaagcaagggattgtattgggacatgtggtatctaataatggcatttctgtagacccagcaaaggtgaatgttatttctagtttaccttacccctcttctgtgagggaagtccgttccttccttggccatgcaggtttctacaggagatttattaagggCTTTAGTAAGATGGCACTTCCCTTATCTAGATTACTACAaaaggatattgagttcgagttcagtgaggattgcaaacaagcatttgataagctaaagactgctctaactcaagctccaattgtgagaggacccgactggagccagccatttgaaatcatgtgcgatgcttccaaccatgcagtaggagcagcactGGCTCAGCGTGGAGGTAAgaatccttttgttattgcctatgcgtctaagactttagacactgcccagtccaattatactactactgagaaagagctacttgctattgtttttgctctggataaattccgggcttatttacttggtactagagtagtagtgtattcggaccatgcagctctaaagtatctattggctaaaaaggaatccaaaccaagacttatacgttggatactgctgttacaagaatttgatttagaaatcaacgataggagtggtaatcaaaatttagtagcagaccacttgagtcgccttgaacatattaaggatgattctactcctatagatgataattttccttttgacaacctgcaagcagtatatgaggtagtcccttggtatgcacctgttgctaattatttagttagccgcacatttcctccacatttttctaaacatcaaagagacaagatgaaaagcgagtctaaatgttatatatgggatgacccatatttatggaaatgtggcgctgaccagataattagacgttgtgtacctcaatcagaattccagtccattttagaggcctgtcactcatctgagagtggaggacattttggccctcaacgaATAGTTAGaaaaatcttagactgtggattctggtggcctactctttttagagatgctgctgagttttgtaaatcttgtcacccatgccagaaatttggtaacatATCCaaaagggatga includes:
- the LOC130933942 gene encoding uncharacterized protein LOC130933942, which translates into the protein MVIINSSILWKHFEVLTLTKNTRLDSALEEAVLEELRSLSEWILQIGEGNFGAVVNDKLCVEVPTDLLIHTSDNLVEDIINVIYPNIIVNFEKPIFFQDKAILAPTVEIVEEINNYIVNLLPGEEKEYLSADIICGSDAYGDIDSEVVSGSNIGDQVYIARMNLIPSDAGIPFKFQRRRFLISLSFAMMINKSQGQTLSVVGLFLRRLVFSHGQLYVAVSRVRSRSGLNILLFDENSEFPNFTKNVVFTENYHGTVPSFTGSGSSSPLGKGNVVVFSFPSGGTNFSIHPG